From Triticum urartu cultivar G1812 chromosome 2, Tu2.1, whole genome shotgun sequence, a single genomic window includes:
- the LOC125537431 gene encoding ferredoxin--NADP reductase, embryo isozyme, chloroplastic-like, translating into MASALGAQVAAVAPIGSDGRHYRSCSSLKGNNSRNKSWTGKLAWENKTLQPRHTKKVFCMSVQQASKSKCKVAIKPLELENTKEPPLNLYKPKGPYTASIVSVERIVGPKAPGETCHIVIDHGGNVPYWEGQSYGVIPPGENPKKPGAPNTVRLYSIASTRYGDSFDGRTASLCVRRAVYYDPETGKEDPSKKGICSNFLCDSKPGDKIQITGPSGKIMLLPEDDPNATHIMIGTGTGVAPFRGYLRRMFMEDVPSFKFGGLAWLFLGVANTDSLLYDEEFTNYLQQYPENFRYDKALSREQKNKSGGKMYVQDRIEEYSDEIFKLLDDGAHIYFCGLKGMMPGIQDTLKRVAEQRGESWDQKLSQLKKNKQWHVEVY; encoded by the exons ATGGCTTCCGCCCTCGGAGCCCAG GTGGCTGCCGTGGCGCCGATTGGTTCGGATGGTCGCCACTACAGGAGTTGTTCTTCGCTCAAG GGTAATAACTCCCGCAATAAGTCATGGACTGGAAAATTAGCATGGGAAAACAAGACCCTGCAACCAAGACATACGAAGAAGGTCTTTTGTATGTCCGTGCAACAAGCAAGCAAAAGTAAATGTAAAGTTGCTATTAAACCTCTGGAACTGGAGAATACAAAGGAGCCACCCCTCAACTTGTACAAACCAAAGGGACCCTACACAGCCTCAATTGTCTCCGTTGAGAGAATTGTAGGTCCTAAAGCTCCTGGTGAAACATGTCACATTGTCATTGACCATGGTGGTAATGTCCCATACTGGGAAGGACAAAGTTATGGTGTCATTCCTCCA GGAGAGAACCCAAAGAAACCTGGGGCCCCAAATACCGTCCGACTCTATTCTATTGCGTCTACTAGGTATGGCGATTCTTTTGATGGAAGGACTGCTAGTCTTTGTGTGCGCCGTGCTGTTTATTATGATCCTGAAACTGGAAAAGAAGATCCTTCAAAGAAGGGTATCTGCAGTAACTTCTTGTGTGACTCAAAACCAGGTGACAAAATTCAGATCACAG GCCCCTCAGGCAAAATAATGCTTCTGCCTGAGGATGACCCAAACGCAACTCATATCATGATTGGAACTGGCACGGGTGTTGCTCCTTTCCGTGGCTACCTACGTCGTATGTTCATGGAAGATGTCCCATCTTTCAAGTTTGGTGGTCTGGCTTGGCTCTTTCTTGGTGTTGCCAATACTGACAGCCTGCTCTATGACGAAGAGTTCACAAACTACCTTCAGCAGTATCCAGAAAATTTCAG GTATGACAAAGCACTAAGCCGGGAGCAGAAAAACAAGAGCGGTGGCAAGATGTATGTGCAGGACAGGATCGAGGAGTACAGTGATGAAATCTTCAAGCTTTTGGATGATGGTGCACACATCTACTTCTGTGGTTTGAAGGGGATGATGCCAGGGATTCAGGACACACTCAAGAGAGTAGCTGAGCAAAGAGGTGAGAGTTGGGATCAGAAGCTGTCACAGCTGAAAAAGAACAAGCAATGGCACGTCGAGGTTTACTAG